From Thermoplasmata archaeon, a single genomic window includes:
- a CDS encoding 50S ribosomal protein L6: MPITGLKEERVKIPDGVQVHLQDDQVVVSGKGVTLQRTLSHPRVSLVVEGGEVRVRSEFPKRREGALVGTFAAHVRNMILGVTQGFTYEMKIVYSHFPVKATVKGPEFLIENFLGEKFPRKARILGATKVEVKGDQVVLTGPDIEAVSQTAANIEQATRIRGFDPRVFQDGIYITRKAGEV, encoded by the coding sequence ATGCCAATCACCGGTCTCAAAGAGGAGCGCGTGAAGATCCCGGACGGCGTCCAGGTCCACCTCCAGGACGACCAAGTCGTGGTATCGGGCAAGGGCGTCACCCTCCAACGGACGCTCTCCCACCCGCGGGTCTCCCTGGTTGTCGAGGGCGGTGAGGTCCGGGTGCGCTCCGAGTTCCCGAAGCGCCGCGAAGGCGCGTTGGTCGGGACGTTCGCGGCCCACGTGCGGAATATGATCCTGGGCGTCACCCAGGGCTTCACGTACGAGATGAAGATTGTCTACAGCCACTTCCCCGTGAAGGCGACCGTGAAGGGTCCCGAGTTCCTCATCGAGAACTTCCTCGGGGAGAAGTTCCCCCGCAAAGCGAGGATTCTCGGCGCCACGAAGGTCGAGGTCAAGGGGGACCAGGTGGTCCTCACGGGTCCCGACATCGAGGCCGTGTCGCAGACGGCCGCGAACATCGAGCAGGCGACCCGCATCCGAGGGTTCGACCCGCGCGTCTTCCAGGACGGCATCTACATCACGAGGAAGGCCGGGGAGGTCTGA
- a CDS encoding 50S ribosomal protein L32e: MPEEDATPAEPPKKRKKALPEAPPEAPAKPKLPTPQEIRAARKADLVAWCESFGLSTEGRVDDLRTRLSGYVAAETKAAPAPTPEAKAEAPKPKEAPAEGKKPAAAKPVKKAPKEEPKKPAKKPRKGAGKEEEGETKEEGAETEYEPNLKPKLEPRIKRLLALRASRSMHRPAFHRQEWFRYKKFGDEWRKPQGGQSKLRRHFGYRWNLPSVGYRGPRDVRGLHPSGFQEVLVHNERQLDGLDPAKQAVRIAHGVGSRKRELIEKSCDDKGLRVLNRMVTE, from the coding sequence ATGCCGGAGGAAGACGCGACTCCTGCGGAACCGCCGAAGAAGCGAAAGAAGGCGTTGCCCGAGGCGCCCCCGGAGGCGCCGGCGAAGCCCAAGCTCCCGACTCCTCAGGAGATCCGGGCGGCCCGCAAGGCCGACCTCGTCGCCTGGTGCGAATCGTTCGGGCTGAGCACGGAGGGTCGCGTGGACGACCTCCGCACGCGCCTGTCCGGGTACGTCGCCGCGGAGACGAAGGCGGCTCCCGCGCCCACGCCCGAGGCGAAGGCCGAGGCGCCGAAGCCGAAGGAGGCGCCCGCGGAAGGGAAGAAGCCCGCCGCAGCGAAGCCCGTCAAGAAGGCTCCCAAGGAGGAGCCGAAAAAGCCCGCCAAGAAGCCGCGGAAGGGCGCGGGAAAGGAGGAAGAGGGAGAGACCAAGGAAGAGGGGGCCGAAACCGAGTACGAGCCGAACCTGAAACCCAAGCTCGAACCCCGAATCAAACGGCTCCTCGCCCTGCGCGCCTCCCGGTCCATGCACCGTCCTGCGTTCCACCGACAGGAGTGGTTCCGCTACAAGAAGTTCGGGGACGAGTGGCGGAAGCCCCAGGGCGGCCAGTCCAAGCTCCGCCGCCACTTCGGCTACCGCTGGAACCTCCCCTCCGTGGGCTATCGCGGACCCCGCGACGTCCGCGGGCTGCATCCGAGCGGTTTCCAGGAGGTCCTCGTCCACAACGAGCGCCAGCTCGACGGTCTCGACCCGGCGAAGCAGGCCGTGCGGATCGCCCACGGAGTCGGTTCGCGCAAGCGTGAGCTCATCGAGAAGTCGTGCGACGACAAGGGCCTCCGGGTCCTGAACCGGATGGTGACCGAATGA
- a CDS encoding 50S ribosomal protein L19e translates to MRFDHQRRLASEILGCGINRVRITTDPAEQENVFDAITREQVRELIRRNVVTKREERGVSRGRTRLRAMQKRKGRRRGQGTRRGSANARAPKKVQWIGTIRRLRAYLRELKTQGRIDVHTYRRFYRQAKGGMFKSKAHLTQQLQMAGVLKEAAK, encoded by the coding sequence ATGAGGTTCGACCATCAGCGCCGCCTGGCCTCCGAGATCCTGGGCTGTGGGATCAACCGCGTGCGCATCACGACGGACCCCGCGGAGCAGGAGAATGTCTTCGACGCGATCACGCGCGAGCAGGTCCGCGAGCTCATCCGGAGGAATGTGGTCACGAAGCGCGAGGAGCGAGGCGTCTCGCGCGGCCGCACGCGTCTCCGCGCGATGCAGAAGCGGAAGGGCCGCCGCCGGGGCCAGGGGACGCGCCGGGGCTCCGCGAACGCTCGCGCGCCCAAGAAGGTCCAGTGGATCGGAACGATCCGGCGGCTCCGGGCCTACCTCCGCGAGCTGAAAACCCAGGGACGCATCGACGTCCACACCTACCGGAGGTTCTACCGCCAGGCGAAGGGCGGCATGTTCAAATCCAAGGCGCACCTGACCCAGCAACTCCAAATGGCAGGCGTTCTCAAGGAGGCGGCGAAATGA
- a CDS encoding 50S ribosomal protein L18: MKAQGPHFRVAFRRRREGKTDYRRRQRLLRSAMPRAVVRKTLNQTLVQIVEADAAGDRVLAAAQSLDLKEHGWSVGTGNVPAAYLTGYLAGKRAVAKGIKAAVLDIGLQEPTRGGRVFAALQGLLDAGMQVPHSKEILPTKARVRGEHIGDAVVKSFEAVKAKLEAS, translated from the coding sequence ATGAAAGCCCAGGGTCCCCACTTCCGTGTGGCGTTCCGGCGACGCCGTGAAGGGAAGACGGACTACCGGCGACGACAGCGATTGCTCCGGAGCGCCATGCCCCGGGCCGTTGTGCGCAAGACGCTGAACCAGACGCTGGTGCAGATCGTCGAGGCCGACGCGGCCGGCGATCGGGTGCTCGCGGCGGCTCAGTCCCTGGATCTCAAGGAGCACGGCTGGTCCGTGGGGACTGGCAACGTCCCCGCGGCCTACCTGACGGGCTACCTGGCCGGGAAGCGCGCGGTGGCCAAGGGCATCAAGGCCGCGGTCCTGGACATCGGCTTGCAAGAGCCGACCAGGGGGGGCCGGGTGTTCGCCGCCCTCCAGGGGTTGCTCGACGCGGGCATGCAGGTCCCCCACAGCAAGGAGATCCTCCCGACCAAGGCGCGCGTGCGGGGCGAGCACATCGGGGACGCCGTCGTGAAGTCGTTCGAGGCCGTCAAGGCGAAGCTGGAGGCGAGCTGA
- a CDS encoding 50S ribosomal protein L30, producing MSFAVIRLRGKHDLRDTVSDTLKMLHLTRQNHCVIVPQDPTYAGMLKVVKDFVTWGEVDEQTLAKALLRRGRAVGDKPIDDAFVKSHSKFKSIWDLSQAVAKGEANLREVTDLRPVLRLHPPVKGLRAIKRGFNDGGDLGYRGTAINELIDRMLFEGGSKDAK from the coding sequence ATGAGCTTCGCCGTGATCCGCCTGCGCGGGAAGCACGACCTCCGGGACACGGTTTCGGATACCCTGAAGATGCTCCACCTCACCCGCCAGAACCATTGCGTGATCGTCCCCCAGGACCCCACGTACGCGGGCATGCTCAAGGTCGTGAAGGATTTCGTGACGTGGGGCGAGGTGGACGAGCAGACCCTCGCGAAAGCCCTCCTTCGACGCGGCCGCGCGGTGGGCGACAAGCCGATCGACGATGCGTTCGTCAAGTCCCACAGCAAGTTCAAGTCCATCTGGGATCTGAGCCAGGCCGTGGCCAAGGGGGAGGCGAACCTGCGCGAGGTCACGGACCTTCGCCCCGTCCTGCGGCTGCATCCCCCCGTGAAGGGGCTCCGCGCGATCAAGCGGGGCTTCAACGACGGCGGGGACCTGGGATACCGGGGCACGGCGATCAACGAGCTCATCGACCGGATGCTGTTCGAGGGAGGTTCCAAAGATGCCAAGTAG
- a CDS encoding uL15 family ribosomal protein: MPSRTRKLRGSRTHGRGKKHGRGAGGRGGTGNAGLHKHKFKFMVKYDPDHFGRHGFTRHAQKSEVTVIDLEQLAHRVPELEAQGHAKRAGAAVEVDLTAAGIGKLLGSGRIASAFKITVAAASEQARAKVQEAGGQVLLPEESKE, encoded by the coding sequence ATGCCAAGTAGGACCCGGAAACTTCGTGGGAGCCGAACGCACGGTCGGGGCAAGAAGCATGGTCGCGGAGCGGGCGGACGCGGCGGGACCGGGAACGCGGGGCTTCACAAGCACAAGTTCAAGTTCATGGTCAAGTACGACCCGGACCACTTCGGCCGGCACGGCTTCACGCGGCACGCCCAGAAGAGCGAGGTCACCGTGATCGACCTCGAGCAGCTCGCCCACCGCGTCCCCGAACTCGAGGCCCAGGGGCATGCGAAACGCGCAGGTGCGGCCGTGGAGGTCGACCTGACCGCGGCGGGCATCGGCAAGCTCCTCGGCAGCGGCCGGATCGCGTCGGCGTTCAAGATCACCGTGGCCGCCGCCTCGGAGCAGGCTCGGGCCAAAGTTCAAGAGGCCGGTGGACAGGTTCTCCTCCCCGAGGAATCCAAGGAGTAA